In Qipengyuania psychrotolerans, one DNA window encodes the following:
- a CDS encoding DNA polymerase III subunit chi, with protein MTRVDFYQLSRDPVDVTVVKLAGKVMQAGERLVVVASDAAMRERLGEALWARQGAIFLANGPADSPHAARQPILLSETCDAPNEASMAILADGVWREDATRFGRAMLLFGETATDAARTQWKLLAARDDIDNRIFKQTPEGGWREGR; from the coding sequence ATGACCAGGGTGGACTTCTATCAGCTTAGCCGCGACCCGGTCGATGTGACCGTGGTCAAGCTGGCCGGCAAGGTCATGCAGGCTGGCGAGCGGCTGGTCGTGGTAGCTTCCGATGCCGCAATGCGTGAGCGGCTGGGCGAGGCGCTGTGGGCGCGGCAGGGTGCGATTTTTCTGGCCAATGGTCCCGCTGACAGTCCCCACGCTGCGCGCCAGCCGATCTTGCTATCCGAGACTTGTGACGCCCCCAACGAAGCGTCGATGGCAATTCTTGCCGATGGCGTATGGCGGGAAGATGCGACCCGGTTCGGACGTGCCATGCTGCTGTTCGGCGAAACTGCGACTGATGCAGCACGTACACAGTGGAAGCTTCTGGCGGCCCGCGACGACATCGATAATCGCATCTTCAAGCAGACACCCGAGGGCGGCTGGCGCGAAGGCCGCTAA
- a CDS encoding DUF2256 domain-containing protein, which yields MRRKGDLPSKVCETCGLPFSWRKKWERDWDNVRYCSERCRRNKGSSDE from the coding sequence ATGCGCCGGAAAGGGGATTTGCCGTCCAAGGTCTGCGAGACCTGCGGCCTCCCTTTTTCGTGGCGCAAGAAATGGGAGCGCGACTGGGATAACGTGCGCTATTGTTCGGAGCGTTGCCGGCGAAACAAGGGTAGTAGCGACGAATGA
- a CDS encoding leucyl aminopeptidase, whose protein sequence is MHIQFSQTCPQAARLIAHVVNKGKFPTSFSAAMRAGAEAARFKGATGQTFDAFVESDGGATRLALAGSGEASDDARLANLEKAGAALAAKYQSVGIEELVLDVSENRLSAEEVGHVLLGMRLRNWRYDVYRTKMKDEQKITLKTVTVVGAPEDTAKEWEELDALAQGVEFTRELVTEPANIIYPESFVARCQERFEGTGAELIILDEAQMEKMGMGSLLGVGQGSVRESRILAIRWNGGAEGEKPIAFVGKGVTFDTGGISIKPGPGMEDMKWDMGGAGAVAGGMLALVKRKAKANIVGVMGLVENMPDGNAQRPGDVVTSMNGQTIEVLNTDAEGRLVLADALHWTQEEFEPTRIVDFATLTGAIIIALGNEHAGLFCNDDTLAKDLIEAGEVTGDTMWRMPLGKAYDKLIDSPIADMKNIGGKGAGSITAAQFLQRFIADDVAWAHIDIAGKAWSDKPGRTWGKGATGYGVRLIDRLVSDTLES, encoded by the coding sequence ATGCACATCCAGTTTAGCCAGACCTGTCCCCAAGCGGCGCGCCTCATCGCGCATGTCGTGAACAAGGGCAAGTTCCCTACGTCATTTAGTGCCGCGATGCGTGCCGGCGCTGAGGCTGCACGCTTCAAGGGGGCCACGGGCCAGACCTTTGACGCGTTTGTCGAAAGTGATGGCGGCGCGACGCGTCTGGCACTGGCGGGATCGGGCGAGGCATCGGATGATGCGCGTCTTGCTAATCTCGAGAAAGCTGGCGCTGCGCTGGCTGCGAAATACCAGTCGGTCGGCATCGAAGAACTGGTTCTCGACGTGTCTGAAAACCGCCTTTCCGCCGAAGAAGTCGGTCATGTCCTGCTTGGGATGCGACTGCGCAATTGGCGCTACGATGTCTATCGCACCAAGATGAAGGACGAACAGAAAATCACGCTCAAGACCGTCACGGTTGTGGGCGCACCGGAAGACACTGCGAAGGAATGGGAAGAGCTGGATGCGCTTGCGCAGGGCGTCGAATTCACGCGCGAACTGGTGACTGAACCAGCCAATATCATTTACCCGGAAAGTTTCGTGGCGCGCTGCCAGGAGCGGTTCGAGGGAACGGGCGCCGAACTCATCATCCTCGATGAAGCGCAAATGGAAAAGATGGGCATGGGCTCGCTGCTGGGCGTGGGTCAGGGTTCGGTCCGCGAATCGCGCATCCTCGCCATTCGCTGGAACGGCGGCGCAGAGGGCGAGAAGCCGATTGCTTTCGTGGGCAAGGGCGTGACCTTCGATACCGGCGGCATTTCCATCAAGCCGGGTCCGGGTATGGAAGACATGAAGTGGGACATGGGCGGCGCAGGCGCGGTTGCCGGCGGTATGCTGGCCCTGGTCAAGCGCAAGGCAAAGGCGAACATCGTCGGTGTCATGGGCCTCGTCGAGAATATGCCGGACGGCAATGCTCAACGCCCCGGTGACGTGGTCACTTCGATGAACGGTCAGACTATTGAAGTGCTCAATACCGATGCGGAAGGCCGCCTCGTCCTCGCCGATGCACTGCACTGGACGCAGGAAGAGTTCGAACCGACCCGCATCGTGGACTTCGCCACTCTGACAGGCGCAATCATCATTGCGCTTGGCAACGAACACGCAGGCTTGTTCTGCAACGACGATACCTTGGCAAAGGACCTGATCGAGGCAGGTGAAGTAACCGGCGATACCATGTGGCGGATGCCGCTGGGCAAGGCCTATGACAAGCTGATCGACAGCCCGATCGCCGACATGAAGAACATCGGCGGCAAGGGTGCCGGATCGATCACTGCTGCTCAATTCCTGCAGCGCTTCATCGCCGACGATGTTGCCTGGGCGCATATTGATATTGCTGGCAAGGCATGGTCGGACAAACCCGGGCGCACATGGGGCAAGGGCGCGACCGGCTACGGTGTGCGCCTGATAGACCGTCTCGTGTCAGATACGCTGGAAAGCTGA
- a CDS encoding LPS-assembly protein LptD — MRQRPQILRHDLMHALGTGAGTLALLAASPLAAQDGAATGTGTVEEPQGESPSDLPATPEAVIVAADGLEPPETPEFNEAGERQIAFASDILSYDADADIVTAEGNVVLRSGERSVRADSVSWSRRTGVILASGDVRFVDVNGNQIFSDRVELTDQFEAGAMEDLLLALRQGGRLAANRGMREADGTVALEQAAYSACAVVTPEGCDKDPSWRIIAERVVYDPIDSKVQFEGAYLELFGARILPLPGLSIRTDGGAVSGFLVPDLRFSESNGVEVSGSYYIRFADNKDLTVSAYAFTEAPPMISAQWRHLTDNGAYQITGYATHSRRFTDSSKTETFESEPRGYLFANGKFQFTPEWSLTSSIRLASDRTFLRRYDISRDDRLRSMVELERIDRNSYFSLAGWATQTLRLNQEQGQIPIALPAMDYRLRLDDPVLGGKVELQANSLAIIRDIGQDTQRAFARAKWDLRRVTSLGQVVTVTGMVRGDIYHSRENYLTQTASYRGNPGWQARGIALGAVDVEWPFAGEFLGGTQVFTPRVQFVATPPIRNLAIPNEDARAIDLEDSNLFALNRFPGYDRIEDGARVTYGFDWELRRPGLEVKTTLGQSYRLDADRDIFPDGTGLSEKVSDIVGRTEVRFRNRIKFTHRFRLDKDNLAARRNEVDATIGTSRTYAEIGYLRLNRDITTVEDLQDREELRAAARVSFANYWSIFGSGVFNLTDRDEDMSLSSDGFQPIRTRLGVAYQDDCLELGLTWRRDYVSAGDAERGDTFQLYFSLKNLGFR; from the coding sequence ATGCGCCAGCGCCCCCAGATTTTGCGCCACGATTTGATGCACGCCCTGGGGACAGGTGCGGGTACGCTCGCCTTGCTTGCGGCTTCGCCCCTCGCCGCCCAGGATGGTGCAGCGACCGGCACGGGCACAGTGGAAGAGCCGCAGGGCGAAAGCCCCAGCGATCTGCCGGCAACACCCGAAGCGGTCATAGTTGCCGCAGACGGGCTGGAGCCGCCTGAAACCCCGGAATTCAACGAAGCAGGCGAACGCCAGATCGCGTTTGCTTCGGATATCCTAAGCTATGATGCGGATGCGGATATCGTCACCGCCGAAGGCAACGTTGTCCTGCGATCAGGCGAGCGTTCGGTGCGCGCCGACAGTGTCAGCTGGAGCAGGCGCACAGGCGTCATCCTGGCGAGCGGCGATGTCCGCTTCGTGGATGTAAACGGTAACCAGATCTTCTCCGACCGCGTCGAGTTGACCGACCAGTTCGAAGCGGGCGCCATGGAAGACCTGCTGCTGGCACTGCGGCAAGGTGGCCGGCTCGCGGCCAATCGCGGGATGCGGGAAGCCGACGGCACCGTGGCGCTTGAACAGGCGGCTTACAGCGCGTGCGCAGTGGTCACGCCGGAAGGGTGCGACAAGGATCCAAGCTGGCGTATCATCGCCGAACGCGTGGTGTACGATCCGATCGATTCGAAGGTGCAGTTCGAAGGCGCTTATCTGGAACTGTTCGGCGCGCGCATCCTGCCGCTGCCCGGGCTCTCGATCCGCACCGATGGCGGCGCGGTCAGCGGGTTTCTTGTGCCCGACCTGCGCTTTTCCGAAAGTAATGGGGTCGAGGTTTCCGGCAGCTATTACATACGCTTTGCCGACAATAAGGATCTGACGGTTTCGGCTTACGCCTTTACCGAAGCGCCGCCGATGATTTCGGCGCAGTGGCGTCACCTGACTGATAACGGCGCGTACCAGATCACCGGTTACGCGACGCACAGCCGCCGCTTTACCGATTCGAGCAAGACCGAAACATTTGAGAGCGAACCGCGCGGCTACCTGTTTGCCAACGGTAAGTTCCAGTTCACGCCGGAATGGAGCCTGACCAGCTCGATCCGCCTGGCGAGCGATCGTACATTCCTGCGCCGGTATGACATCAGCCGCGATGATCGCCTTCGTTCCATGGTCGAGTTGGAACGGATCGACCGCAATTCCTACTTCTCGCTGGCAGGCTGGGCCACGCAAACGCTGCGATTGAATCAGGAACAGGGCCAGATTCCTATCGCTTTGCCAGCGATGGATTACCGGCTTCGGCTGGATGATCCGGTGCTTGGAGGCAAGGTAGAACTGCAGGCCAACAGTCTCGCGATCATTCGGGATATCGGGCAGGATACGCAGCGCGCTTTCGCCCGTGCCAAATGGGACCTGCGCCGCGTGACCAGTCTGGGCCAGGTGGTCACGGTCACCGGCATGGTGCGCGGCGACATCTATCACTCGCGCGAAAACTATCTCACCCAGACCGCTTCTTATCGCGGTAACCCCGGCTGGCAGGCCCGGGGAATTGCGCTCGGCGCGGTGGATGTCGAGTGGCCTTTTGCGGGAGAATTCCTGGGCGGCACACAGGTGTTTACGCCGCGGGTCCAATTTGTGGCGACCCCGCCGATCAGGAACCTGGCTATCCCTAACGAAGATGCCCGCGCAATTGATCTAGAAGATTCCAACCTGTTCGCGCTGAACCGCTTCCCCGGTTACGACCGTATCGAAGACGGAGCGCGTGTAACCTACGGGTTCGACTGGGAACTTCGGCGGCCCGGACTCGAGGTCAAAACCACGCTTGGCCAGTCATACCGGCTGGACGCCGATCGCGACATATTCCCTGATGGCACCGGCCTATCTGAAAAGGTCAGCGACATAGTCGGCCGCACAGAAGTCAGGTTCCGCAACCGGATAAAGTTCACTCACAGGTTCCGCCTCGACAAGGACAATCTGGCCGCGCGCCGCAATGAAGTTGACGCGACCATCGGCACCAGCCGCACCTATGCGGAAATCGGATACCTGCGTCTCAACCGCGACATCACGACAGTCGAAGATTTGCAGGACCGGGAAGAGTTGCGGGCTGCCGCGCGTGTATCATTCGCCAATTACTGGTCGATATTCGGTTCAGGGGTTTTCAACCTCACCGACCGCGATGAAGATATGAGCCTTTCCAGCGACGGCTTCCAGCCAATCCGCACGCGCCTTGGCGTCGCGTATCAGGACGACTGCCTCGAACTGGGGCTCACATGGCGGCGCGATTACGTTTCGGCAGGCGACGCCGAGCGCGGCGACACCTTCCAGCTTTACTTCAGTCTCAAGAATCTTGGCTTCAGATAG